The following coding sequences lie in one Crassostrea angulata isolate pt1a10 chromosome 10, ASM2561291v2, whole genome shotgun sequence genomic window:
- the LOC128167869 gene encoding TGF-beta-activated kinase 1 and MAP3K7-binding protein 1-like: protein MKAEVTKTSGFSLFGERMSSGLLSNGVVVGSPPRIGSHGHALSWTDDLPVCPLSGVGFSTNQIYREDGIRREEHEFEDCSFHFKFKMHDEDCYLYGVFDGHDGSRAANFAAQRMPAELLLGQLLEKTTDEDIKDVLNQAFIAVEKSFFESIDHIFAEKTTIQLQLPEGIGHYEALNQFPDVMKKLDALEREITGGTTATVALVYKSKLYVANVGDTRALFCQTDEGGVFKVAQLSVDHSIFNEEELNRLSQLGLDVERLKLHRRIGSSDSTRCIGDYHVKGGYMDIEILQNATREPVIADPYVHGSIEIGSRPSFLIIMSDGLYQALQAATNTDRVNIDIARMVAAEFSQQSTLNGVAQAVVDKVVRIHHDAFIGGTPEMKQICQKRGDITLLVRNFNYPLANAINSPTAGGAYHPVSVPFYSPRPNLPPTVTIPTLSTAERVENHSESGASTPGTPTPAQTPPRDTLSSTLESTFQDTNHTYTSTESSTQSSGEMRFPTRFYNPNKLELDENGRVEAYVDFSEFYDAIKKLTDSQIESLNAETKPKSAYEPITEEVDSLSAPEN from the exons ATGAAAGCGGAAGTGACGAAAACTTCCGGATTTTCCCTGTTTGGGGAGAGAATGTCGAGCGGGTTGCTGTCAAATGGTGTTGTTGTAGGATCCCCTCCACGGATTGGTTCACac GGACATGCTCTGAGCTGGACAGATGACCTTCCTGTGTGTCCACTCTCGGGGGTCGGGTTCTCGACCAATCAGATCTATCGGGAGGATGGCATCAGGAGGGAGGAGCACGAGTTTGAAGACTGcagctttcattttaaattcaaaat GCATGACGAGGACTGTTATCTGTACGGCGTGTTTGACGGACATGATGGAAGCAGGGCTGCTAACTTTGCTGCCCAGAGGATGCCAGCAGAACTGTTGCTAGGGCAACTGTTGGAGAAAACAACGGATGAGGATATTAAAGATGTACTTAACCAA GCCTTTATCGCTGTGGAAAAGAGTTTCTTTGAGTCCATTGATCATATATTTGCTGAGAAGACAACAATACAGTTACAACTGCCAGAG GGTATAGGACACTATGAGGCCCTGAACCAGTTTCCTGATGTGATGAAGAAACTTGATGCCTTAGAGAGGGAAATTACAGGGGGGACCACTGCCACTGTAGCTTTGGTCTATAAGAGCAAGTTATATGTGGCCAATGTCG GCGACACTCGGGCCTTGTTCTGTCAGACAGACGAAGGCGGAGTTTTCAAGGTCGCTCAGCTGTCTGTGGACCACTCAATTTTCAATGAGGAGGAGCTTAATCGACTGTCTCAACTGGGCTTAGATGTGGAACGATTGAAACTGCACCGAAGAATTGGAAGTTCTGACAGCACCCGGTGTATAGGAGACTACCATGTCAAAGGGGGCTACATGGACATAGAGATTCTACA GAATGCCACTCGGGAGCCAGTGATAGCTGATCCTTATGTACATGGAAGCATTGAGATAGGAAGTCGTCCAAGCTTTCTGATCATCATGTCAGATGGTCTCTATCAGGCTCTACAGGCAGCCACAAACACAGACCGTGTGAATATTGACATTGCTCGTATGGTGGCAGCAGAATTCTCCCAGCAATCCACACTAAATGGTGTAGCTCAAGCGGTAGTCGACAAAGTGGTACGAATTCACCACGATGCCTTCATTGGAGGAACGCCTGAAATGAAACAGATTTGTCAGAAGCGGGGAGACATCACCCTGTTAGTCAGAAACTTTAACTACCCTCTTGCCAATGCAATAAACAGCCCCACTGCAGGTGGTGCCTATCACCCAGTGTCCGTGCCATTCTACAGCCCCCGACCAAACCTGCCCCCCACCGTGACGATACCGACACTCAGCACGGCAGAGAGAGTGGAGAACCACAGCGAGTCTGGGGCATCCACCCCAGGGACCCCCACCCCAGCACAGACCCCGCCAAGAGATACCCTCTCATCCACTCTGGAATCCACCTTTCAGGATACCAACCATACGTACACTAGTACGGAATCTTCCACTCAGAGCAGTGGAGAAATGAGGTTCCCCACCAGGTTTTACAACCCAAACAAGTTGGAACTGGACGAAAATGGCAGAGTGGAAGCTTATGTGGATTTTTCAGAGTTTTACGATGCAATTAAAAAACTGACCGATTCTCAGATTGAATCTCTGAATGCAGAAACGAAGCCCAAATCAGCATACGAACCAATCACAGAGGAAGTTGATTCTCTGTCAGCACCCGAAAACTGA
- the LOC128167806 gene encoding uncharacterized protein LOC128167806 has product MICGILVFFLIPTGVCIEEFGIGVFFDLSVWSTDELPSAKVFSIGSTATLIPYEHYFDGNEVFNITQAVCDMAEKEIVGMVTFTTCKKAAVTAHQANLLDLPHVLVARDNEHCDFPPFISSHQTLMVYPDCRLLIKAFVSITLQKAWRSVSVIYDETYGESCINYLVGQLSALSISSNIIKMSETNDADTFLALLIRANDTKLFTMLNGNRTEDLLHQASSVDMFSREYYWIIHYDSKFLMSSHLLTAMEGGNVLTASFDKRLPDAILSDIISAYGYGLEYMLNHNTTFSIGKYDCDDKKPTVGEPGLLQIITRNSMQENLENIKWSNDGVLDATVQISSTQAGRNGTLAEVATYNYADGFRVKDGRLYQNLFKDFANRTLKVVSWTSTPFTMRKQSTNGQVQYHGFCYDILEEFAKVFNFRYVMLDSVDGTYGGPTNDGKNGTGMVGMVMRGEADIGVGPFTVTAARETVVDFLTPFQEEGVGIIMKTKDQKNDRMFRMFLPFQSTSWIATGVSIVITGIILFVISRCSPYTNDADKPIYKNFWLAFGAFFGQLGGDSTHTSASGRIILGIWWMCTILILELYTANLAAYLTIPPAKSPIKNLEQLAASSDYKPLVKTGSNLDFLFRRAKGGLYKQIQEKMDQMPVITTTEAGYELVGTGKYAYMTDVSQLTYKVLKGCHDLLVAEETFNKAGLSFIVRTNAEFKTAFNLHMIRMIEAGLIAKFHSKWWPRVSECSQDSSKSATALQIDSMAGIFIVYAAFSGLALIFFVSEMEGKTEEMICNIAAFVQFVSVTSALSYPFHFDILANPDDADHIRNITQDFLNTDRLDALAAMNISPVTFAVHTDNKTPGIDSLTVKNSTSSVYIDLKRNPSDVLCILSKSIGVAYVRLHPGTHSICQSSIQMRPSVTDYMDIAHQIYKFNDTEFTSVVYITDYIYDFDLSIFQKRFNATLKMMIFTLNNGSLPHQVKRFTTDGKTDFFIMYASSDAINNTLQFCANSTNKRTDNWVVIPSDLAECPKITNLECSVVCVRHDFANDDRNKSRSLADDFLIRSLDLFDKLARSFTSPPSTNELSPLRQLALHIYNSTKDLKIESDVIKIETIKGNKVTKIGNWTKDTDVVLSTLPFTSAPASQLNVITMHEPPFVEKFTNKSGTFFRGYTIDVLDKIAQEIGFTYVIREARVKQYGLALPDGSWTGLVGEVQKGATDLAAAPVSVTAEREQVIDFTHPYYDYAGLQILMSGTIASSSMFGFVDVFDGPVWLAWFGFLGLTGIMLYVFHILVYRVFSKEKEKDKDKVFSISDTLWFLISSITIYGPDKTPGTFAGRVLVIGFWFFCQIMMATYTANLAAFMTSKRLTTEINSLNELASQNSIKYSSLAGSVSEAYFSRMKGIEENFFELWKNMSYEKSDGRNDLSVWDYPLDDLYSRMYSHINETGFLKSSEEGINRVLAGKFAFIQETPLIKYEMTKYCNLITVGEVFSAKPYAFVLQENSPWKEAFDAKILELQADAFFEQRKEVWWSQMVSCPKEDDSSTGLPFKNLSGVFILTGAGFATGFLMLGIECIVFKWKKRKETNEKPKHVFVRPKFPPLSTRLTSLRSLFMKPKSASSTTPTKDLTVSEMD; this is encoded by the exons GTGAATCGTGCATTAATTACTTGGTAGGCCAATTAAGTGCATTGTCTATTTCATCAAACATAATCAAGATGTCAGAAACCAATGATGCCGACACTTTCTTGGCTTTACTAATCAGAGCAAATGATACAAAACTCTTTACCATGCTGAATGGCAACAGAACCGAAGACTTACTTCATCAG GCATCTTCGGTTGATATGTTCAGCAGGGAATATTATTGGATAATACATTATGATTCCAAATTCCTCATGAGTAGCCATTTGCTAACTGCAATGGAAGGTGGAAATGTTCTCACTGCTTCCTTTGACAAAAGA CTTCCTGATGCTATCTTAAGCGATATTATATCAGCCTATGGGTATGGTTTGGAGTATATGTTGAATCACAACACGACATTTTCCATTGGGAAATACGACTGTGATGACAAAAAGCCCACGGTCGGGGAACCGGGACTTCTTCAGATCATAACACGG AATTCTATGCaagaaaatttagaaaatataaaatggtCCAATGACGGTGTACTGGATGCCACAGTACAAATTTCCAGCACTCAAGCCGGAAGAAACGGTACTTTAGCAGAAGTAGCAACCTACAACTACGCAGACGGATTCCGAGTGAAGGATGGCAGATTGTATCAGAACTTGTTTAAGGATTTCGCCAACAGAACACTTAAAGTTGTCTCTTGGACT AGCACGCCCTTTACAATGAGGAAACAATCAACAAATGGTCAAGTACAATACCATGGGTTCTGTTATGATATCCTCGAAGAATTCGCCAAGGTTTTCAACTTTAG ATATGTGATGCTAGATTCAGTAGATGGAACTTATGGAGGGCCAACTAATGACGGAAAAAATGGAACTGGGATGGTTGGGATGGTGATGAGAGGG GAAGCGGACATTGGCGTCGGGCCCTTCACCGTTACCGCTGCCAGAGAGACAGTGGTGGACTTTCTGACTCCGTTTCAAGAAGAGGGCGTGGGGATTATAATGAAGACAAAGGACCAAAAGAACGATCGGATGTTCCGGATGTTCCTGCCTTTCCAATCCACTTCCTGGATCGCTACTGGCGTCTCCATCGTGATAACCGGAATAATTTTGTTCGTCATCTCACGATGTAGTCCCTACACCAATGACGCGGATAAGCCTATCTACAAAAATTTCTGGCTTGCATTTGGTGCTTTTTTCGGGCAAC TTGGAGGAGATTCCACACATACATCGGCATCGGGGCGAATTATACTGGGAATATGGTGGATGTGCACAATACTTATTCTAGAATTATACACTGCAAACCTAGCAGCTTATTTGACAATTCCGCCTGCCAAATCACCTATCAAAAATCTAGAGCAGTTAGCAGCATCGTCCGATTACAAACCATTAGTCAAAACTGGATCTAATCTCGATTTTCTTTTCAGG AGGGCAAAAGGTGGGCTATACAAACAAATTCAAGAGAAAATGGATCAGATGCCTGTGATTACAACTACAGAGGCCGGGTATGAATTGGTGGGGACTGGAAAATATGCCTACATGACGGATGTATCACAACTAACTTATAAAGTATTAAAAGGCTGTCATGATTTACTGGTAGCCGAGGAGACATTTAATAAGGCAGGCCTATCATTTATTGTCAGGACAAATGCTGAATTCAAAACTGCATTCAATTTACA TATGATAAGAATGATAGAAGCTGGATTGATCGCCAAATTTCACTCAAAATGGTGGCCTAGAGTTAGCGAGTGTAGCCAGGATTCCTCCAAGTCGGCCACAGCGCTACAGATCGACAGCATGGCGGGAATATTCATTGTATATGCCGCATTTTCTGGACTTGCActgatattttttgtctcggAAATG GAAGGGAAAACAGAAGAGATGATTTGCAACATCGCTGCATTTGTTCAGTTCGTATCAGTGACATCAGCTTTGTCATATCCATTCCATTTTG ATATTCTTGCGAATCCGGACGATGCAGATCACATTAGGAATATAACCCAAGACTTCCTTAATACGGATCGACTTGACGCCTTGGCAGCAATGAATATCAGCCCTGTTACTTTTGCAGTTCATACAGATAATAAGACCCCTGGAATAGACA GTTTAACGGTGAAAAATAGCACATCGTCTGTATACATTGACTTAAAAAGAAACCCTTCCGACGTCCTCTGTATTTTATCAAAGAGCATAGGCGTGGCTTACGTAAGGTTACACCCAGGCACACACAGTATTTGTCAATCAAGCATTCAAATGCGACCCTCGGTGACTGATTACATGGACATTGCTCATCAGATCTACAAATTCAACGACACCGAATTTACATCAGTTGTGTATATTACAGATTACATTTATG ATTTTGATCTTAGTATCTTTCAAAAGAGATTCAATGCAACTTTGAAGATGATGATTTTCACATTAAATAACGGGAGCTTACCGCACCAAGTGAAAAGATTCACTACTGATGGCAAAACAGACTTCTTTATCATGTATGCTTCGAGTGACGCCATAAACAACACACTTCAGTTT TGTGCAAACAGTACGAATAAAAGAACCGATAATTGGGTGGTGATTCCATCTGACCTTGCTGAATGTCCCAAAATCACTAATTTGGAGTGTTCCGTAGTGTGTGTTCGACACGATTTCGCAAACGATGATAGGAACAAATCAAGATCA CTCGCCGATGATTTCCTTATTCGATCTCTTGATTTGTTTGACAAATTGGCCAGGAGTTTCACGTCGCCCCCATCAACAAATGAG TTATCCCCTCTGAGGCAGTTGGCGTTGCACATTTACAACTCAACCAAAGATCTGAAGATTGAAAGCGATGTGATAAAGATAGAAACAATCAAGGGGAATAAAGTAACCAAG ATAGGGAATTGGACAAAGGACACCGATGTCGTTTTGTCAACTTTGCCATTCACAAGCGCACCTGCTTCACAACTGAACGTCATAACTATGCAT GAACCGCCCTTCGTAGAAAAGTTTACCAATAAGAGTGGTACATTTTTTCGAGGCTATACGATTGATGTTTTGGACAAAATCGCACAAGAAATAGGATTCACGTACGTGATTCGTGAAGCTCGTGTCAAGCAGTACGGACTAGCCTTACCTGATGGGTCATGGACGGGCTTAGTCGGAGAGGTTCAAAAAGGGGCAA CAGATCTTGCAGCAGCCCCTGTGTCTGTGACAGCAGAGAGAGAACAAGTGATTGATTTTACCCATCCTTATTACGACTATGCAGGTCTGCAGATCCTGATGAGCGGCACCATTGCTTCTAGTTCCATGTTTGGATTCGTGGACGTCTTTGATGGTCCTGTTTGGCTTGCATGGTTCGGTTTTTTGGGGCTGACAGGGATAATGTTGTACGTGTTTCATATCCTTGTCTACCGCGTGTTCtccaaagaaaaagaaaaggacAAGGACAAAGTGTTCTCCATCAGTGATACGCTTTGGTTTCTCATCTCGTCCATTACAATATACG GACCAGACAAGACCCCGGGTACATTTGCAGGTCGAGTGTTGGTAATAGGGTTCTGGTTCTTCTGTCAAATTATGATGGCAACGTACACGGCAAACCTGGCAGCCTTTATGACATCTAAGCGGCTGACAACCGAAATCAACTCTCTTAACGAGTTGGCATCACAAAATTCTATCAAATACTCGTCTCTTGCCGGGTCCGTCAGCGAGGCTTATTTTTCACGAATGAAAGGCATCGAAGAAAACTTTTTTGAGCTGTGGAAGAACATGAGTTACGAAAAGAGTGACGGAAGAAACGACCTCTCTGTTTGGGACTATCCTCTAGATGACCTTTATTCCAGAATGTATAGTCATATAAACGAAACCGGGTTTCTCAAGTCATCGGAAGAAGGTATCAACCGTGTTCTTGCGGGGAAATTTGCATTTATTCAAGAAACACCGCTGATTAAATACGAAATGACCAAGTATTGCAATTTAATAACCGTTGGAGAGGTGTTCAGCGCTAAACCCTATGCTTTTGTTTTACAAGAAAACTCGCCGTGGAAAGAGGCATTCGATGCAAA AATTCTGGAACTTCAAGCAGATGCTTTCTTCGAACAGCGGAAAGAAGTTTGGTGGTCACAGATGGTGTCTTGTCCAAAAGAAGACGATTCTTCCACCGGTCTTCCCTTTAAAAATCTCAGTGGGGTGTTCATTCTCACCGGAGCGGGGTTTGCCACGGGGTTTTTAATGCTTGGAATTGAATGTATTGTTTTCAAATGGAAAAAGAGAAAG GAGACGAATGAAAAGCCTAAACATGTGTTTGTTCGTCCAAAGTTTCCTCCCTTGTCTACCAGATTAACATCCTTAAGGTCGTTGTTTATGAAACCTAAAAGTGCAAGCTCCACTACCCCTACGAAAGACCTGACAGTTTCTGAAATGGATTAG
- the LOC128167872 gene encoding LYR motif-containing protein 1-like, with the protein MSVRKEVLGLYRKVFRLSRNWQSATGDSSQTAAEKQYIKDEARLLFRRNQNITAENEIREHIKEANIRIEMALHYKTPYPRHVNIPQNVLAPLTSKLKKAQKRKIKESIPLYWKSYEDVTK; encoded by the exons ATGAGTGTCCGTAAGGAGGTTCTTGGATTGTATAGGAAAGTATTCCGCTTATCCAGAAACTGGCAGTCTGCAACTGGAGACTCCAGCCAAACTGCAGCAGAAAAACAGTACATAAAGGATGAAGCCAGGCTTCTCTTCAGAAGAAATCAGAAT aTCACAGCTGAAAATGAAATAAGAGAACACATCAAGGAAGCAAATATAAGGATTGAAATGG ctCTGCATTACAAGACTCCATATCCTAGGCAt GTCAACATTCCACAAAATGTGTTAGCGCCATTAACCTCAAAACTCAAGAAAGCTCAGAAGAGGAAGATCAAAGAATCCATTCCTTTGTACTGGAAATCCTATGAGGATGTTACAAAATAA